The Thermovirga sp. sequence AAGTTCACCCTTATGCCTCTTTCGATGTATCCCTCATCATCGGGTTTGCCTATCGCCTCCACCTTGAGTTGCTTGAGGAGAAGGCGGGCCATGGCGGGCACCGCATCTTTCATGCCCCTGGCGCTGTCAGCCGTTCTGGCTATATAGGTCGACTTGCGGTACATATCCACTCCGGGGTTCTCCTCGTACATACCCGATACGGTCGGCAGGCCGAGAGTCTTTCCCACCGCTTCGCAGACGGCGCCGCAGGCTGTGCCGTAACGTCCGGCGTTGAAGGCGGGGCCGGCAATGACCGCGTCGGGAGAAAAGGACGCGATCAGGTCCAGGACTTCCTTCTCAGCTTTTTCCAAGTTGTCGGCGAAGTAGGTGTCCCCACAGATCACGGTTCCCACTATTTCTGCGTCTGGGACCAGGATCGCATTTAAAGCCTGACCTGGGCCTACAAACCCACTCCTGGATTCCGGCCTATGCCCGGCCATCTCCTCGCCGCCTATACCTGCAAAGAACTGGTTGAGGTAATGGACTACCTTATACGTCATATAAACATTTCCCCCCTTTCTTCGGGGCTACCCTCTAAAGGGTGTACTTTCCGTACTGTTCGCGAACTCCCTTGACGGCGTTGGCGAGGCTCTCCGTTTCGAGGACCATCTCCATCATCCCGATCTGATCGGCCCAGGCCGAAGGATCCGCCTCGTCCCTGATATCCTGTTCGAAAACGTGGTATACCGCGAGCCCCAACGGGACTCCTGCCAGTGGACCTGCGAAGGTGGGATCGCCATTGGTCACCGTTTCTGCGTATATCTCGGCTCCCTCGGCATCGGACGAGCCCA is a genomic window containing:
- a CDS encoding glycine/sarcosine/betaine reductase complex selenoprotein A translates to GSSDAEGAEIYAETVTNGDPTFAGPLAGVPLGLAVYHVFEQDIRDEADPSAWADQIGMMEMVLETESLANAVKGVREQYGKYTL